A stretch of DNA from Salmo trutta unplaced genomic scaffold, fSalTru1.1, whole genome shotgun sequence:
caaggctgtgttgttctgtagtcttgaccaaggctgtgttgttctgtagtcttgaccaaggctgtgttgttctgtagtctTGATCTAGGCTGTGTTTTTCTGTAGTCTTGGTTCaaggctgtgttgttctgtagtcttggtcaaggctgtgttgttctgtagtcttggtccaaggctgtgttgttctgtagtgttgatcaaggctgtgttgttctgtagtcttggtttaaggctgtgttgttctgtagtcttggttcaaggctgtgttgttctgtagtcttggctcaaggctgtgttgttctgtagtctTGGTTCAAGGCTGTGTGGTTCTGTAGTCTTGGTTCaaggctgtgttgttctgtagtcttggttcaaggctgtgttgttctgtagtcttggttcaaggctgtgttgttctgtagtcttggttcaaggctgtgttgttctgtagtcttgaccaaggctgtgttgttctgtagtctTGGTTCAAGGCTGTGTTGTTCTGCAGTCTTGGTTCaaggctgtgttgttctgtagtctTGACCAAGActgtgttgttctgtagtcttggttcaaggctgtgttgttctgtagtctTGGTTCAAGGCTATGTTGTTCTGTAGTCTTGGTTCaaggctgtgttgttctgtagtcttgaccaaggctgtgttgttctgtagtcttgaccaaggctgtgttgttctgtagtcttgatcaaggctgtgttgttctgtagtcttggtcaaggctgtgttgttctgtagtctTGGTTCAAGGCTGTGTTGATCTGTAGTCTTGGTTCaaggctgtgttgttctgtagtcttgaccaaggctgtgttgttctgtagtcttggtcaaggctgtgttgttctgtagtcttggttcaaggctgtgttgttctgtagtcttgatcaaggctgtgttgttctgtagtcttggttcaaggctgtgttgttctgtagtcttggttcaaggctgtgttgttctgtagtcATGGTCaaggctgtgttgttctgtagtcttggttcaaggctgtgttgttctgtagtcttgaccaaggctgtgttgttctgtagtctTGATCAAGGCTGTGTTGTTATGTAGTCTTTTATAAATACATATGAATAACCTTTGAGAGAGATGTGTAGTAAAGAAATATATATTAGTTGGTAGAATTATGTACAGTACTTTTGCCAACAGACACACTACTGTTGTGTTTCCAGGGATAGGGGTTGTGGTCAATATAACTACTGTTGTGTCTCCAGGGATAGGGGTTGTGGTCAGTATAACTACTGTTGTGTTTCCAGGGATAGGGGTTGTGGTCAGTATAACTACTGTTGTGTTTCCAGGATAGGGGTTGTGGTCAGTATAACTACTGTTAGACTGACCCCCCTAGTGGAGACATGTCCATTTAGACTGACCCCCTAGTGGAGACATGTCCATTAGACTGACCCCCCTAGTGGAGACATGTCCATTTAGACTGACCCCCTAGTGGAGACATGTCCATTAGACTGACCCCCCTAGTGGAGACATGTCCATTAGACTGACCCCCCTAGTGGAGACATGTCCATTAGACTGACCCCCCTAGTGGAGACATGTCCATTAGACTGACCCCCCTAGTGGAGACATGTCCATTAGACTGACCCCCTAGTGGAGACATGTCCAATAGACTGACCCCCTAGTGGAGACATGTCCAGTAGACTGACCCCCTAGTGGAGACATGTCCATTAGACTGACCCCCTAGTGGAGACATGTCCATTAGACTGACCCCCTATTGGAGACATGTCCATTTAGACTGACCCCCTAGTGGAGACATGTCCATTAGACTGAACCCCCTAGTGGAGACATGTTCATATAGACTGACCCCCTAGTGAAGACATGTCTATTTAGACTGACCCCCTAGTGGAGACATGTCCATTAGACTGACCCCCTAGTGGAGACATGTCCATTAGACTGACCCCCTAGTGGAGACATATCCATTTAGACTGACCCCCTAGTGGAGACATGTCCATTAGACTGACCCCCTAGTGGAGACATATCCATTTAGACTGACCCCCTAGTGGAGACATGTCCATTAGACTGACCCCCCTAGTGGAGACATGTTCATATAGACTGACCCCCTAGTGAAGACATGTCTATTTAGACTGACCCCCTAGTAGAGACATGTCCATTAGACTGACCCCCTAGCGGAGACATGTCCATTTAGACTGACCCCCTATCGGAGACATGTCCATTTAGACTGACCCCCTAGTGGAGACATGTCCATTTAGACTGACCCCCTAGTGGAGACATGTTCGTTAAGACTGACCCCCTAGTGGAGACATGTCCATTAGACTGACCCCCTAGTGGAGACATGTCCATTTAGACTGACCCCCCTAGTGGAGACATGTCCATTAGACTGACCCCTCTAGTGGAGACATGTCCATTAGACTGACCCCCCTAGTGGAGACATGTCCATTAGACTGACCCCCCTAGTGGAGACATGTCTATTTAGACTGACCCCCTAGTGGAGACATGTCCATTAGACTGACCCCCCTAGTGGAGACATGTCCATTAGACTGACCCCCCTAGTGGAGACATGTCCATTAGACTGACCCCCTAGTGGAGACATGTCCATTAGACTGACCCCCCTAGTGGAGACATGTCCATTTAGACCTCTCCGTACTCCAGATTTGAGCCGTGGATTCTCTGATTTGACTCAAAGCTTGAacgttttttgttgtttgttgAAATAGCAGCGAGTTATACTTTATTTTGGCATGTTGGAAAGATCAGAGTGTTGAAATGTGTAATTGTTTTCAAGACATTTTTGTATAGTTGCCCCCCTCCATGTTGCTTATCCAACTCTACACCCGAGTAGAGCTCAGAGGCTTTCGCTCCCGGTCAGTTGTTCGAGGTAGTGAGAGGActtttaaagattttttttttttaagttttgtTTTTAGAGATGAAGACAACGACAACCATCATGTCAAATTACAGAAGATATTTCTAGTTGTGGTGGGAGAACGGTCTTTAATACATTCAGGATGTTTATAGAGAGCAGATCTGAACACCGCGGACTAAATAAAAGACAATGCAAAACGTTGCGATTTCTTTTCTCTGGCTGGTTGGAATCACTTACAGCGATTACACATTTCGCTAAAAGTTTTTAATTGTAATTCCAGGCTACTAACGTGCTGTTTGCAGGGAACAGTTTATCTGCTGCCTGTTTAAAGTGTTGTTCTCATGTCAGAGACGTTTATTGGAAATCTGAGAGCACACGGTGGGGAAACAAAAAACTGGAAAAAAAACTAAAGTCTAATGTCTGTGTTTTCTCAATGTTCTGTGATCCAAGCTCAACGTCCCAGTTCTAACCGTCGTtgtcctcctgttctctctctctctctctccctctccttctctctctctctccctctccttctctctctctctctctctctcctctctctctctcgctctctctctccccctctcctctctctctccccctctcctctccctctctctctcccccctctctctctctccccctctctctcgctctctctcccatctctctcctctccctctctctccctctcccatctctctctctccccctctcccccctctctcctctcctctcctctcctctcctctctctctcctctcctctcctctcctctctctcctcctctcccccgtctctcctctcctctcctttccctctcccatctctctctccccctctcccatctctctcctctcctctcctttccctctcccatctctctctctccccctctcccccctctctcctctcctctcctttccctctccctctctctctctctcccctctcctaggAAGCGCTCGGTGACCCACGCCCAGCTGATGCACGATAAGGGCcggacgctgcaggatttcaAGCGTCGCATGTGGCTCCAAGAGCTGCTGGACGTGGTCCATACGGCCGAGATCAGGGAACTGCCCGTCCGCCCGGTGGTCAGCAGCGGAGCCGGAGCGGGGCTAGGACTACCGGTGGCCGGGGTCAGCCTGGGATTGGGTACAACGGGGGGTACCCAGCACCCTCACCCCAAACCTCCAGGGGGCACCAAGAACCTTCCCATCAACTTCCACGCGGAAGAGGAAAGGACCAACCTGCCGCAGGAGACCAACAAGTCCCAAACGTACAAAGAGAAAGAAGGAACGCGGAAGGCCAaggaagagaagaaaaaaagagggaggactgggaagaggagagagggggagaggagggagggggagaggagggagggggagaggagggagggggagaggagggagggggagaggagagagggggagaggagggagggggagaggagggagggggagaggagggagggggagcggagggagggggagaggaagga
This window harbors:
- the LOC115182280 gene encoding parathyroid hormone-related protein-like, with amino-acid sequence MHAGKRSVTHAQLMHDKGRTLQDFKRRMWLQELLDVVHTAEIRELPVRPVVSSGAGAGLGLPVAGVSLGLGTTGGTQHPHPKPPGGTKNLPINFHAEEERTNLPQETNKSQTYKEKEGTRKAKEEKKKRGRTG